Proteins encoded within one genomic window of Acidovorax sp. 107:
- a CDS encoding catalase, whose protein sequence is MARPPTSRSVAHKSPSALPSSTQSDNFRGNAGELQQQAGGKHPVLTTQQGIPVADNQNSLRAGPRGPALLEDFILREKITHFDHERIPERIVHARGTAAHGFFELTHSLKKYTTAKVLTEIGVQTPVFTRFSTVAGGAGSVDTPRDVRGFAVKFYTPEGNWDLVGNNIPVFFIQDAMKFPDLVHAVKMEPDRGFPQAASAHDTFWDFVSLMPETMHMVMWAMSDRTIPRSLRMMEGFGVHSFRLLNAAGESTFVKFHWRPKLGIQSTVWDEAVKLQSADNDYHRRDLFEAIEAGDFPEWELSVQLFTEQDAERFPFDHLDPTKLIPEELVPLQPIGRMVLNRWPDNFFAETEQVAFCPANVPPGIDFSNDPLLQGRLFSYLDTQLSRLGGPNFAQIPINAPKCPFHNMQRDGHMQMQVQALKGRVNYEPSSLQGDTPRASLAQGFRHVAQADDGVKGRVRPESFADHYSQARMFYRSQSPLEQAHMASALVFELSKVGTPHVREAVVGHLLHVDADLAQRVADGLGLQTLPPAPTTTEPVQDLPLSPALRIIDRMKPTLQGRCIGILVADGSNGTSVANLRKALEKVGATVKIVAPKVGGAILKDGTLLPADGQLAGTPSAVFDAVASILSPDMGAQLAKEAAAVDWFRDAFGHLKAIAACKGTRAILQAGGIEPDAGVVDPADAQGFVAAAQTRQWDREPQVRTLA, encoded by the coding sequence ATGGCACGACCCCCTACCTCGCGCAGCGTGGCCCACAAATCGCCGTCTGCCCTGCCCTCATCCACCCAGTCCGACAACTTTCGCGGCAATGCGGGCGAACTGCAGCAGCAGGCTGGCGGCAAACACCCGGTACTGACCACACAGCAGGGCATTCCGGTCGCCGACAACCAGAACTCGCTGCGTGCGGGGCCTCGCGGCCCTGCGCTGCTGGAAGACTTCATCCTGCGCGAGAAGATCACCCACTTTGACCATGAACGCATTCCCGAGCGCATCGTGCACGCCCGCGGCACGGCGGCCCACGGCTTCTTTGAACTCACGCACTCGCTCAAAAAGTACACCACCGCCAAGGTGCTGACCGAGATCGGGGTGCAGACCCCTGTGTTCACCCGGTTTTCCACCGTGGCCGGTGGCGCAGGCTCGGTGGACACACCGCGCGATGTGCGCGGCTTTGCCGTCAAGTTCTACACGCCCGAAGGCAACTGGGACCTGGTGGGCAACAACATCCCCGTGTTCTTCATCCAGGACGCGATGAAGTTCCCGGACCTGGTGCACGCGGTGAAGATGGAGCCCGACCGGGGCTTTCCGCAGGCGGCCAGCGCGCACGACACCTTTTGGGACTTTGTCTCGCTGATGCCCGAAACCATGCACATGGTGATGTGGGCCATGAGCGACCGCACCATCCCCCGCAGCCTGCGCATGATGGAAGGTTTTGGCGTGCACAGCTTTCGCCTGCTGAACGCGGCGGGCGAGAGCACGTTCGTGAAGTTCCACTGGCGGCCCAAGCTGGGCATTCAGTCCACCGTGTGGGATGAGGCCGTCAAGCTGCAGTCGGCCGACAACGACTACCACCGGCGCGACCTGTTTGAAGCCATCGAGGCGGGCGACTTCCCCGAGTGGGAGCTGTCGGTGCAGTTGTTCACCGAGCAGGATGCCGAGCGCTTTCCGTTCGATCACCTCGACCCCACCAAGCTCATCCCCGAAGAACTGGTGCCCCTGCAGCCGATTGGCCGCATGGTGCTCAACCGCTGGCCCGACAACTTTTTTGCAGAGACCGAGCAGGTGGCGTTCTGCCCCGCCAACGTGCCGCCCGGCATCGACTTCAGCAACGACCCGCTGCTGCAGGGCCGCCTGTTCTCGTACCTGGACACGCAGCTGTCGCGCCTGGGCGGACCCAACTTTGCGCAGATCCCCATCAACGCGCCCAAGTGCCCGTTCCACAACATGCAGCGCGACGGTCACATGCAGATGCAAGTGCAGGCGCTAAAAGGCCGCGTCAACTACGAACCCAGCAGCCTGCAAGGCGACACGCCCCGCGCCTCGCTGGCGCAAGGCTTTCGCCATGTGGCCCAGGCCGACGATGGCGTGAAGGGCCGCGTGCGCCCCGAGAGCTTTGCCGACCACTACAGCCAGGCGCGCATGTTCTACCGCAGCCAGAGCCCGCTGGAGCAGGCGCACATGGCGTCGGCGCTGGTGTTCGAGCTGTCCAAGGTGGGCACACCCCATGTGCGCGAAGCCGTGGTGGGCCATCTGCTGCATGTGGACGCCGACCTGGCCCAGCGCGTGGCCGACGGCCTGGGTCTGCAAACCCTGCCGCCGGCCCCTACCACCACCGAGCCGGTGCAGGACCTGCCCCTGTCGCCCGCGCTGCGCATCATCGACCGCATGAAGCCCACGCTGCAGGGCCGGTGCATCGGCATCCTGGTGGCCGACGGCTCCAACGGCACCTCGGTGGCCAACCTGCGCAAGGCGCTGGAGAAAGTCGGCGCCACCGTGAAGATCGTCGCACCCAAGGTGGGCGGCGCCATCCTGAAAGACGGCACGTTGCTGCCCGCAGACGGCCAACTGGCCGGCACCCCATCGGCGGTGTTTGACGCCGTGGCCTCCATCCTGTCGCCCGACATGGGCGCACAGCTGGCCAAGGAGGCGGCGGCCGTGGACTGGTTCCGCGACGCGTTTGGCCACCTCAAGGCCATTGCCGCCTGCAAGGGCACGCGGGCCATCCTGCAGGCCGGTGGCATCGAACCTGATGCAGGCGTGGTGGACCCGGCCGATGCGCAGGGCTTCGTCGCCGCCGCCCAGACACGCCAGTGGGACCGCGAGCCCCAGGTGCGCACCCTGGCCTGA
- the argH gene encoding argininosuccinate lyase codes for MSNSQAIGSAAAPSHNQLDTKAQAWSALFSEPMSDLVKRYTSSVFFDKRLWQADIAGSLAHAEMLAAQGIISASDHASIQRGMAQISSEIESGAFEWKLDLEDVHLNIEARLTQLVGDAGKRLHTGRSRNDQVATDVRLWLRGEIDLIGDLLKELQVSLVDVAEQNVEVILPGFTHLQVAQPVSFGHHMLAYVEMFKRDAERMADVRRRTNVLPLGSAALAGTTYPLDRERVAKTLGMVDANGAPVVCQNSLDAVSDRDFAIEFTAAASLCMVHVSRLSEELIIWMSQNFGFIKIADRFTTGSSIMPQKKNPDVPELARGKTGRVVGHLMGLITLMKGQPLAYNKDNQEDKEPLFDTVDTLKDTLRIFAEMVGGQLNPATGKKEGGITVNAQAMEQAALKGYATATDLADYLVKKGLPFRDAHETVAHAVKAATTHACDLSELPLTVLQGFHPQIEKDVYECLSLRGSLNARNTLGGTAPAQVRAQLARHRARLA; via the coding sequence ATGTCCAATTCCCAAGCCATTGGCTCGGCCGCTGCGCCATCCCACAACCAGCTCGACACCAAGGCCCAGGCCTGGTCAGCCCTGTTCTCCGAGCCTATGAGCGATCTGGTCAAGCGCTACACCTCCAGCGTGTTCTTCGACAAGCGCCTGTGGCAGGCCGACATTGCAGGCAGCCTGGCGCACGCCGAGATGCTGGCCGCGCAGGGCATCATCTCTGCCTCCGACCACGCCTCCATCCAGCGCGGCATGGCGCAGATCAGCTCCGAGATCGAGTCCGGCGCCTTCGAATGGAAGCTGGACCTGGAAGACGTGCACCTCAACATCGAAGCCCGCCTGACCCAGCTGGTGGGCGATGCCGGCAAGCGCCTGCACACTGGCCGCAGCCGCAACGACCAGGTGGCCACCGACGTGCGCCTGTGGCTGCGCGGTGAGATCGACCTGATTGGCGACCTGCTGAAGGAACTGCAGGTGTCGCTGGTGGACGTGGCTGAGCAGAACGTCGAAGTGATCCTGCCCGGCTTCACCCACCTGCAGGTAGCGCAGCCTGTGAGCTTTGGCCACCACATGCTGGCCTACGTGGAAATGTTCAAGCGCGACGCCGAGCGCATGGCCGACGTGCGCCGCCGCACCAATGTGCTGCCGCTGGGCAGCGCAGCCCTGGCCGGCACCACCTACCCGCTGGACCGCGAACGCGTCGCAAAGACGCTGGGCATGGTGGATGCGAACGGGGCCCCCGTGGTCTGCCAGAACAGCCTCGACGCCGTGAGCGACCGTGACTTCGCCATCGAATTCACCGCCGCCGCCAGCCTGTGCATGGTGCATGTGAGCCGCCTGTCCGAAGAACTCATCATCTGGATGAGCCAGAACTTCGGCTTCATCAAGATCGCCGACCGCTTCACCACGGGCTCGTCGATCATGCCGCAGAAGAAGAACCCCGATGTGCCCGAACTCGCCCGTGGCAAGACCGGCCGCGTGGTCGGCCACCTGATGGGCCTGATCACCCTGATGAAGGGCCAGCCCCTGGCCTACAACAAGGACAACCAGGAAGACAAAGAGCCGCTGTTTGACACGGTGGACACGCTCAAAGACACGCTGCGCATCTTTGCCGAAATGGTCGGTGGCCAGCTGAACCCTGCCACGGGCAAGAAAGAGGGCGGCATCACCGTCAACGCCCAGGCCATGGAGCAGGCCGCGCTCAAGGGCTACGCCACAGCCACTGACCTGGCCGACTACCTGGTCAAAAAGGGCCTGCCCTTCCGCGACGCGCACGAAACCGTGGCCCACGCCGTCAAGGCGGCCACCACCCATGCGTGTGACCTGTCAGAGCTGCCCCTGACCGTGTTGCAGGGCTTTCACCCGCAGATCGAGAAGGACGTGTACGAATGCCTGAGCCTGCGCGGCTCGCTCAATGCCCGCAACACGCTGGGTGGTACGGCCCCGGCCCAGGTGCGCGCCCAGCTGGCCCGCCACCGCGCCCGCCTGGCCTGA
- a CDS encoding Bug family tripartite tricarboxylate transporter substrate binding protein, which yields MTTSRRSLLSRLVRTSAFVGAALAVGLASAQQAKPIRLLVGFPPGGGTDAIARTLSEKLKDELGQPVVVENRPGAGGQIAAQALKASAPDGTTLFLTHDHTISILPQVVKNPGYEPARDFVAVGGFATFVNAFAVSGGTPAKSFTEYVGWVKASGGGKGAVGIPAPASTPEFLVKLIGQKYQLDLVSAPYRGSAPMMADMLGNQISAGVASVQDFMENHKAGKVRVVGVLGTKRQASMPDVPTFDEMGLKGFEDLPYYGIYAPTGTPQKFITDFSNALAKVVAQPDVREHLTAMGLTVGYMSPQQLAAREKAYTEAWTRIIKTSGFVAQ from the coding sequence ATGACAACTTCTCGCCGCAGCCTGCTGTCCCGCCTTGTGCGCACCAGTGCTTTTGTGGGGGCCGCACTGGCCGTGGGCCTGGCGTCTGCCCAGCAGGCCAAGCCCATCCGCCTGCTTGTGGGTTTTCCGCCCGGCGGTGGCACGGACGCCATTGCGCGCACCTTGTCCGAGAAGCTCAAGGACGAGCTGGGTCAGCCCGTGGTGGTCGAAAACCGCCCGGGCGCGGGCGGCCAGATTGCCGCGCAGGCCCTCAAGGCCTCGGCGCCCGACGGCACCACGCTGTTCCTCACGCATGACCACACCATCTCCATCCTGCCCCAGGTGGTGAAGAACCCGGGCTACGAACCTGCGCGCGACTTTGTGGCGGTGGGCGGTTTTGCTACCTTCGTGAACGCGTTTGCGGTGTCGGGCGGCACGCCGGCCAAGTCGTTCACCGAGTACGTGGGTTGGGTCAAGGCCTCGGGCGGCGGCAAGGGGGCCGTGGGCATTCCCGCCCCGGCGTCCACGCCGGAGTTCCTGGTCAAGCTGATCGGGCAGAAGTACCAGCTGGACCTGGTGTCTGCACCCTACCGGGGCAGCGCCCCCATGATGGCCGACATGCTGGGCAACCAGATCAGCGCGGGCGTGGCCTCGGTGCAAGACTTCATGGAGAACCACAAGGCCGGCAAGGTGCGCGTGGTGGGCGTGCTGGGCACCAAGCGCCAGGCCTCCATGCCCGACGTGCCCACGTTCGACGAGATGGGCCTCAAGGGCTTTGAAGACCTGCCGTACTACGGCATCTACGCCCCCACCGGCACGCCGCAAAAGTTCATCACCGACTTCTCGAATGCGCTGGCCAAGGTCGTGGCCCAGCCCGATGTGCGCGAACACCTCACCGCCATGGGCCTGACGGTGGGCTACATGTCGCCCCAGCAGCTGGCTGCGCGCGAGAAGGCCTACACCGAAGCCTGGACGCGCATCATCAAGACCAGCGGGTTTGTGGCGCAATAA
- a CDS encoding diguanylate cyclase domain-containing protein, translated as MPTSRLPSNWIHHRYLPLAVGVCSSTLAALLAWVVIDISHTKARTEIAAQAQSHLLQIRDRLDRQLQSTLSVPETVSAFIAAQGSMSPDIFATVVGRLLEHQRNIRNLALAPDNVISDVYPRVGNERAIGLRYLDNPQQRGAVERAIQTRRTVVAGPIPLVQGGLGIISRTPVFLAHPPGRAPVGGPRYWGIVSLTVNADTLFADVGLNSDQMGFQVAARGLDAMGAQGAVFIGRSQLFDEEPATLDVPLPGGGSWILGAVPTGGWGAAGRAPVLVVMLAYAFALVLGLLSARLVRAHQQVLALASHDRLTGLPNRRLFEDRLSQAVLTAYRDHRAGALLLVDLDGFKAVNDSLGHGSGDQVLVRVAQRLAGLARANDTAARLGGDEFALVLNAVASPEAAMEMAQKVLAALVAPIGLDSGQHVLTGASVGVALFQGPAVESMPALMDRADRALYTSKRSGKGLAILAEAPGAAEPPQETSAPSA; from the coding sequence ATGCCCACCAGCCGCCTTCCTTCGAACTGGATCCATCACCGGTACCTGCCCCTCGCGGTGGGTGTGTGCAGCAGCACACTGGCCGCCTTGCTGGCCTGGGTGGTCATCGACATCTCTCACACCAAGGCGCGCACCGAGATTGCTGCGCAGGCGCAAAGCCATCTGCTGCAGATTCGTGATCGCCTGGACCGGCAATTGCAGAGCACGCTGTCGGTGCCCGAAACGGTGTCGGCCTTCATCGCCGCACAAGGCAGCATGTCGCCCGACATCTTTGCCACCGTGGTGGGCCGCCTGCTGGAGCACCAGCGCAACATCCGCAACCTGGCCCTGGCGCCCGACAACGTCATCAGCGACGTGTACCCGCGCGTGGGCAATGAGCGGGCGATTGGCCTGCGGTACCTGGACAACCCGCAGCAGCGTGGCGCGGTGGAGCGCGCCATCCAGACCCGCCGCACGGTCGTTGCGGGCCCCATTCCGCTGGTGCAAGGGGGGCTCGGCATCATCAGCCGCACGCCGGTGTTTCTGGCGCATCCGCCGGGGCGTGCACCGGTGGGCGGGCCCCGTTACTGGGGCATCGTGTCGCTCACCGTCAATGCCGACACCCTGTTCGCCGATGTGGGCCTGAACTCTGACCAGATGGGCTTTCAGGTGGCGGCACGCGGCCTGGACGCGATGGGCGCGCAGGGCGCTGTGTTCATCGGTCGATCCCAGTTGTTCGACGAGGAGCCCGCCACGCTCGATGTGCCTTTGCCGGGGGGCGGCAGCTGGATTCTGGGCGCGGTCCCTACCGGTGGCTGGGGGGCGGCAGGCCGCGCACCCGTGCTGGTGGTGATGCTGGCCTATGCGTTTGCGCTGGTGCTGGGTCTGTTGAGCGCGCGGCTGGTGCGCGCCCACCAGCAGGTGCTGGCCCTGGCCAGCCATGACCGCCTGACAGGCTTGCCCAACCGGCGCCTGTTTGAAGACCGCTTGTCGCAGGCGGTGCTGACGGCCTACCGCGACCACCGTGCTGGCGCATTGCTGCTGGTGGATCTGGATGGCTTCAAGGCCGTGAACGACAGCCTGGGGCACGGCAGTGGGGACCAGGTGCTGGTGCGTGTGGCGCAGCGTCTGGCCGGACTGGCGCGCGCCAATGACACTGCCGCCCGCCTGGGCGGCGACGAATTTGCCCTGGTGCTGAACGCCGTGGCGTCCCCCGAGGCTGCCATGGAAATGGCCCAGAAGGTATTGGCAGCGCTGGTGGCACCCATCGGACTGGACAGTGGCCAACACGTGCTGACCGGCGCGAGCGTCGGGGTGGCTTTGTTCCAGGGCCCTGCGGTGGAGTCCATGCCGGCGCTCATGGACCGGGCGGACCGGGCGCTGTACACCAGCAAGCGCAGCGGCAAAGGGCTGGCGATACTGGCCGAAGCCCCCGGAGCTGCAGAGCCGCCGCAGGAGACCTCAGCGCCATCGGCGTGA